Proteins from a genomic interval of Syngnathus acus chromosome 4, fSynAcu1.2, whole genome shotgun sequence:
- the LOC119121465 gene encoding ras-related protein Rab-11B-like yields MANRDDEYDFLFKVVLIGDSGVGKSNLLSRFTRNEFNLESKSTIGVEFATRSLQVDGKTIKAQIWDTAGQERYRAITSAYYRGAVGALLVYDIAKHLTYENVERWLKELRDHADNNIVIMLVGNKSDLRHLRAVPTDEARAFAEKNTLSFIETSALDSTNVEEAFKNILTEIYRIVSQKQMAERCAHDESPGNNVVDISVPPTSDGHKGPRVQCCQNL; encoded by the exons TTGTGCTAATTGGAGACTCCGGAGTGGGCAAGAGCAACTTGTTGTCACGCTTCACTAGAAATGAGTTCAACCTGGAGAGCAAGAGCACCATCGGGGTGGAGTTCGCCACCCGCAGCCTGCAGGTGGACGGCAAGACCATCAAGGCTCAGATTTGGGACACGGCCGGACAGGAACGCTACCGAGCCATCACCTCGGC GTACTACCGGGGAGCGGTGGGCGCTCTACTGGTGTACGACATCGCCAAGCACCTGACCTACGAGAACGTGGAGCGCTGGCTGAAGGAGCTGAGGGACCACGCTGACAACAACATTGTCATCATGCTGGTGGGGAACAAGAGCGACCTGCGACACCTCAGGGCCGTGCCCACCGATGAAGCGCGGGCCTTCGCTG AAAAGAACACACTGTCGTTTATTGAGACATCAGCGCTGGACTCCACAAATGTAGAAGAGGCCTTCAAGAACATATTAACAG AAATCTACCGCATCGTCTCCCAGAAGCAGATGGCCGAGCGGTGCGCACACGATGAGTCGCCGGGCAACAACGTGGTGGACATCAGCGTGCCGCCCACCAGCGACGGCCACAAGGGGCCCAGAGTGCAGTGCTGCCAGAACCTGTGA